AGCCTCCTCGACACCCGGCGAAGGCACGACGTCATCGCCGACGGCGATCGCGCCGGGCGTGACGACGTCGCAGTAGACGCCGAAGTTCACTTCCTTTGGTTGATCCGTGCGATACGAGGCGATCATCTTCAGCGTGTCGATGTCGGTCTCGCCGGTGTCGGGATCGTGCGTGGTGATGACGCAACGGGAGTCCCGCATCAGCACGCCGACCGTAGCACCGCCGATGCGCACGTTGCGGCCGATCCATGAGTCCTCCTCGTGCGCGAGGGAGGCGCCGGAGACGTACACGTTCTGCCGGAACCGACGCTCGTCGAGCGCAGCGAACGCAGCGATGGAGCGCAGGTGCGCGACGGACGCGGCGGTACACATCGACAGCGGGTGGGCGTCGAACGCATGGCTGTGTTCGTCGACCTTCGCGAGGCGGAGGGGCTGGCCGGCGAACACGGAGAGTTTGTCATCGAACGGCCCGGCGACGGCTTTCGCCTTGATCGGAGAGCCGTAAAAGCTGCCTTCAAGCGTGCCGCCGGTCACCACGTTGCTTTCGACGGCGCCGTCGGGGAACTCCAGTCTCAGGCGGTCGGCCGTGATGTCGTATGCGGCGACGATGCGCGTCATCGGCGCGCATTCGCGTTGCGTGAGCACGCGACCGCGCGCGTAGACGATGATGAACGCGCGGTCGCCGGCGATCCCGCGCGGGGTGACTTCGGCCCGTTCGAGGCGGCTCAGTCCGAGCGATTTCACCGGCGCGACGTAGATGGCTTCGACCTTCATGCCGATCATTGTGTCGCGCGCGCGGCGATATGTCGATGCCTTCAGAGGCGCGGCGGTCGGCGTAAGGCTTCTTGCGGCTGATGCCTCATCGTGTGAGACTCGGCGAGCAAGTGAAGGAGGCCTCACATGGGCAAGCTCGAAGGTAAGGTCGTGGTCGTCACGGGCGCGAGCCGCGGTATCGGCGCGGAGATCGCGCGCGTCTTCGCCGGCGAGGGCGGCAGGGTCGTCTGCGCCGCGCGCACCCTGCGCGAAGGCGAGCACCAGTACGAAGGCTCGCTGGAGACAACCGTGAACGACATCAAGAAGGCGGGCGGCGAAGCAACGGCCGTCGCGGCGAACATCTCCGAACCGGAGGAGTGCGAAAGGCTGGTCGCGGCCGCGCGCGATGCCTACGGCCCCGTCGACGTGATGGTGAACAACGCCGCGCTCACGTATTTCGTGCCGGTGAAGGACTACCCGATCAACCGCTGGATGCGCTCGTGGGCGGTCAACTTCCACGCGCCGTTCGTGCTGAGCCAGCTCGTGCTGCAGGACATGGTGCCGCGCAAGAGCGGCGCGATCGTGAACATCTCATCGTCGGCGGCGATCGGGCCCGGGCGCGGGCCGTATTCCGGCCAGGCGCTGCTGTATCGCGGCTCGGTCTGCTACGGCGCGGAGAAGGCGGCGCTCGAGCGCTTTAGCCAGGGGCTGGCCGCGGAGGTGTACCAGGACGGCGTATCGGTGACGTGCTTCTCGCCGTCGCAGGTCGTGCCGACGCCGGGGACGGTACACCACAAGCTCGTCAGCGGCCTCGACGACCCGCGCGGCGAGCCGCCGGAGATCATGGCGAAGGCGGCGTTGCTGCTGGCGACGGAACCGCTCGACAAGGTCACCGGACGCGTGACGTACAGCCAGCAGATATTGAAGGAGTTCCGCTGGATCGAGGAAGGGCGCGGCGTCGGCATCGATGCGCCGGGCACGGGGTACAGCCAGATCTAGCTATCACCGACTGCTGCGGCGTGCGTTCTTGGCGGCGTTCTCCTTTCGCGTTCAATGCGGGATCGGACGAGTTGCAACGTCTCCTCCACGGCTAGCGTCCCCACGCGCCCGTTGGCACAAGCCGGTGCTCCTACACTGAGTAGCAAGATCAGTCTCGGGAGGAAAGCTATGCACAGGAGATTCCGGTTCATCGCGGCCGTCGCGATGTTGGTCCTGGCGTCCGCGTTCGGGGCGGCATGCGGCGGCGACGACGATGACGATGGCGGGCCGATCGCTGAACTGACCGAACAGGCAGGCGACGGCGGCGTCGAAGCGACGAGCGAAGCGACGGAATCGGCGGCCGAAGATACGCCGGCGGGCGCCATCGAAACGCCAGCGGACGGTGCGGTCACGCCCGGGGCTGGCGGAGGCGCCGGAGCGGCCGAAGTCGAGATAGCGGCGGAGAACGCCGATGATTTCACGGAAAGCGAGCTGACGGCGCCGGCGGGCAGCGTGACCATCGTCTTCGAGAACCGCGATGACGGCGTCACGCACAACTTCGCGTTGTACGACTCGGAGGATGCGCCGGAGGACCCGATCGACGCGACGGAACTGGTGGCGGGTCCGGCCACGAGTGAGATCATGGTCGACCTCGAGCCGGGGGTGTCCTACTACAACTGCCAGGTGCATCCGCCCATGGAAGGGACGTTGACCGTCGAATAGCGGGAGCGCGCCTGTACCCGAGAGGAACGGTCTCTGGAGGGACGAGCCTCTGGCGTCGCCCCTTCGGCTTGCCTCACGAAACAGTTGCAGGCAGCAAGGACGGAGGCACCTGCAAGTCGCCGTTGCGGTCGTAGAGTTCGCCGATCGCGTCGAAGTCCCCGCCGCTGATCACAGCGCTTACCGCGTCGAGCATCTCGTCGTAGGCGGCGTCCGTCTCGCCGCGGTAAGCGGCTTCCATGCGGCCCCAGGTGTCCCACGGCAGCATTTCGTGTTGGTTGAGCGCGGCGAGGTCGAACAGCACGCTCCCGCGGACCTCGCCGATGCCCCAATTGACGCCGCCCATGTTGCACCGGTCCGGGTCGAGTTCACCGCGGCGGCATCGCTGCCAGGCTTCGCCTCCCGACCAATACATGCTCCCAGCCAGAGACTCCGACGTCGCGTCCGGGTCACGAGTCTTTGCCCAGGCGTCGCCCCACTGCGGATCGACTCTGACCCATCGCTCTTCTGACGGGCGCCAGTACTCGATGATCCAGTGGTCCGCCCACGTGTTCGGCTCGAAATATCCGGCAAAGCCGGCGCGCACGCGGGCGGGCATCCGCTGGCGACGCAACAGCGCGCAGGTGAGCGTCGCGAAATGACGGCAGTTGCCGACGAAGCGCTTGTGCGGCGGACGCGGCTCCACGAGCGGGGACGGATCGAGCTGCTGGATGCGCTCGACCATCGATGCGGCGGGCCGGATCTGCGGGTCCGTTCGGTCCTCCGGCGCGGGCAGGGCGGCGACGACCAGGCGGCGGACGACCTTCATGAGTTCATCCGGCGCCTCGGGCAGGCCATCGAAAGCGTCTCGCGCGCACCGCGATAATTCCGTCATCGGACCCGGCGTCGCGTAGTATTCCAACTCGCGGTTGTTCTGCATCGCTCGAGTTCCTTTCGGGACGAGCTGTGGGAGTGCGCTTGCTGGCGTCGTTGTGCCCGCGGGCGATGACAGTGCGATAGCCAGGTTACCCCGCTACGTGGTGCCGGGGGTGGGGATCGAACCCACAAGGCCTTGCGGCCGGCGGATTTTAAGTCCGCTGCGTCTGCCAATTCCGCCACCCCGGCCGGGGCATCATGAGGATCATACCAACTGAAGCCGGGGCGGCTTGGGGTCAGTCCGGCCAGAAGATGATCGTGCCGGCGATAGCGGCGATCGTCGCGACGAGCAGCAACGCGACCATCCACATCGCGAAGCTGCCGTAGCGCCCGCGCTCTTCCTCGAAACGCTCGACATCCGGACTCGGGCGGCCATCATCATCATCATCGGGCCGTCTGCGTTCCGTCCGCATGTATCGTTGTCGTCGGCTCATGGCTTCCCTCACGCACGATGCTGCACGTACATACGCAGTCTCACAGCCGCCGCCTGCCCGCTGAGTCAACGCGCGTATCGCGCGGATCGCAAGATTGTGCCATCGCGCGGGAGAGCGTTTGCCGCCGGTTCGTAAGCATGGGCGGGAGTGCGATGCTGAATCGCAAGGGAGCGTCGGCGATGATGCCAGAAGGAGGATGCTCGATGCCTCATGACACGCGCAGGCGAGAGACCATAGAAGCGCACACGGAACCGCCCACCGGCACGCGTGGCGGAGTCGATGACAGCGCGCTCGACTTCGAGGCGTACGACTACGTGATGCGCCACGCCGATCCGGAGTTGCTGCCGGAAGAGGAGCGATCCGTCGAGCGAGGAGCGGTGGGGCGGGCCGCCGAAGCGTTCACGCGGACGGAAGAGCCGGTCGCGCTCGCGCAGGGGATCTTCTTCATCGCGACGGGCGTGTGGCCGCTCGTCCACATGCAGTCGTTCGAGGCGGTCGCCGGGCCGAAGACCGACCGCTGGCTCGTGAAGACGGTGGGCGCTCTCGTGACGATCGCCGGCGCCGCGATCGCATCGGCGGGGCTGCGGCGCAGGATCACGCCGCAGACGCGCGTGCTTGCGCTGGCGAGCGCGCTCGCCCTGGCGACGATCGACGTGGTGTATGCACGAAGGAAGCGGATCTCGCGCGTCTACTTGCTGGACGCCGTCGCTCAGGCGGGACTCGTGGTTACGTGGCTGACGGCGATCTCGCGGCAACCCGACGAGCGCAGCGCCGTCGCGGCATAGCGGGCGAACTGCGATACCATGGACGCATGACCGCCACCGTCGTGATCGCCGTGTCGGACCTGCTCTTCCAAACGCGGATCGAGGGAGCGGTGGCCGCCATGGGACTGACGCCGCTGATCGCCGATACGGCTCAGCGGCTGGATGCTGCGCTCGAGTCACGAGTGCTGGCTGCTGTCTTCGACGTACACGAGGCGGCGTTTGCGCCAAACGAGGCGATCGCCCGCGCGAGCGCGGCGGGCACGCGCGTGCTGGCGTTTGGGCGCCATACGTCGCCGAAGGATCTGCGCGCCGCTCGAGTCGCCGGCGCCGAGATCGTCGTGCCGCGGTCGGAGCTGGTCGATCGCCTGCCGGAGTTGCTGCGGCGGTTGCTGCCCGAGGACGACGCCGACATCGTCGAGGCGGATTCAGCTTCGTTGTAGCGCGATCCGGGCGCTGTTATAGTGCGGACGGGCACCCGGCTGAACATGACCACAATTTCAGGTACGACCTACGAGACGATCATCGGTCTGGAAGTACACGTGCAGCTTCTGACCGAACGGAAGATGTTTTGCGACTGCAACGCGTCGTATGCCGACGCGCCGCCGAATACGCACGTCTGCCAGGTCTGCATGGCGCTCCCGGGCGTGCTGCCCGTCACGAACGCGAAGGCCGTCGAGTACACGGTGATGACGGGGCTGGCGCTGAACTGCGAGATCCCCGATTTCGCGAAGTTTGACCGCAAGAATTATCCCTATCCCGACCTCCTGAAGGGCTACCAGATCTCGCAGTTCGACCTTCCGCTCACCCGGGATGGCTGGCTGGAGATCGAGGTGGAGGGCGAGCCGCCGAAGCGCGTCGGGATCACGCGCTGCCACCTGGAAGAAGACACGGCACGGCTGACGCACCGCACGGACCAGACCGGCGAAGGCTACACGCTCATCGATATGAACCGCGCCGGTGTGCCGCTGATGGAGATCGTCGGAGAGCCGGACCTGCGTTCGGCGGAGGAGGCGAGCGCATATCTCAAGAAGCTGCGCCAGATCCTGCGCTACATCGGCGTGAGCAAGGCGAACATGGAAGAAGGCAACTTCCGTTGCGACGCGAACGTATCACTGCGGC
The sequence above is a segment of the Dehalococcoidia bacterium genome. Coding sequences within it:
- a CDS encoding MOSC N-terminal beta barrel domain-containing protein; amino-acid sequence: MKVEAIYVAPVKSLGLSRLERAEVTPRGIAGDRAFIIVYARGRVLTQRECAPMTRIVAAYDITADRLRLEFPDGAVESNVVTGGTLEGSFYGSPIKAKAVAGPFDDKLSVFAGQPLRLAKVDEHSHAFDAHPLSMCTAASVAHLRSIAAFAALDERRFRQNVYVSGASLAHEEDSWIGRNVRIGGATVGVLMRDSRCVITTHDPDTGETDIDTLKMIASYRTDQPKEVNFGVYCDVVTPGAIAVGDDVVPSPGVEEAAS
- a CDS encoding SDR family NAD(P)-dependent oxidoreductase, producing MGKLEGKVVVVTGASRGIGAEIARVFAGEGGRVVCAARTLREGEHQYEGSLETTVNDIKKAGGEATAVAANISEPEECERLVAAARDAYGPVDVMVNNAALTYFVPVKDYPINRWMRSWAVNFHAPFVLSQLVLQDMVPRKSGAIVNISSSAAIGPGRGPYSGQALLYRGSVCYGAEKAALERFSQGLAAEVYQDGVSVTCFSPSQVVPTPGTVHHKLVSGLDDPRGEPPEIMAKAALLLATEPLDKVTGRVTYSQQILKEFRWIEEGRGVGIDAPGTGYSQI
- a CDS encoding cupredoxin domain-containing protein, yielding MHRRFRFIAAVAMLVLASAFGAACGGDDDDDGGPIAELTEQAGDGGVEATSEATESAAEDTPAGAIETPADGAVTPGAGGGAGAAEVEIAAENADDFTESELTAPAGSVTIVFENRDDGVTHNFALYDSEDAPEDPIDATELVAGPATSEIMVDLEPGVSYYNCQVHPPMEGTLTVE
- a CDS encoding transglutaminase-like domain-containing protein; the protein is MQNNRELEYYATPGPMTELSRCARDAFDGLPEAPDELMKVVRRLVVAALPAPEDRTDPQIRPAASMVERIQQLDPSPLVEPRPPHKRFVGNCRHFATLTCALLRRQRMPARVRAGFAGYFEPNTWADHWIIEYWRPSEERWVRVDPQWGDAWAKTRDPDATSESLAGSMYWSGGEAWQRCRRGELDPDRCNMGGVNWGIGEVRGSVLFDLAALNQHEMLPWDTWGRMEAAYRGETDAAYDEMLDAVSAVISGGDFDAIGELYDRNGDLQVPPSLLPATVS